CGCCGCCCCTTCCATGTTCTCGCATATCCCGTCGTAACGGGCGGCCATCGTGTCACCGACCGCCTGCACGCCGCTGCATTGCTGCACGGTGATGAAGGGGCCTGCGGCAATCTGGCGTGTCGATATTCCTTCCAGCCCGGATACCAGGCATTGCCGGATATTCTCGGCTCGCCCGCCGTCGAGCGGTATCCTGTTGTACAGGGGCTCTCTGAGCGTCCGGCCGGCCGGCTCGTGGTCGTCGGTCCGGGCGGGAAGCATGGGAAAGCCCATTCCCTCCAAGTCAACCCAGCCTTTGGGTGTCAGCACGCCTGTATCGCCGTAGCATTCCTCCGTTGCAATGGCGATGTCACCGACTTGGAGACCGGATCGCACGTAAGCGCCGCCCACACCGAATTGCAGGATCACGGCGGGTTCGTGGCGGGTCAACGCCAGGGTCAGCGCCGCGGCCGTGTTGACCTGTCCCACGCCGCCCTCGACCAGGAGCACCGTCTTCCCGGACAATAATCCCTGGTGCCAGGGCCGGCTCAGGGGACGTTCCGATCCTGAGATTTCCATCCGTGCCCGGACCGGCTCCTGTTCCATATTCGTTGCGGATATGAGTAATGAATCCAGTTTCATGGCTTAGGTTGCCTGACGGTTTCACGAATGACCTGCAAAACAGGAATACGCTCGCTGGATTCCCGCTGGGTTCCCAGCGCCCGGCATGGTCGGGTCCTACTTTGGAACCCGGCCCTCAACGGCCAGTAGATAAAGCGTCTGGGAGACGGCGGTTGAATCTAACCACTCCCGGTAATCCGCTTCCGCGGTCGCTCTTTGCAATTCTGACAGGTACCCATCACGTACCATTTGAAGTCCGCGCGTTTGAGCGACCACTGCCCAGATGCCCAGCCGCGACTTGAAATCGGTTTGAGAACAGTCCGCATGTTCGTGATGTGCCGCTACCTGGATATCCACAAGCCCCAGTCTCTCCAGGTCGGGAGCAAGATGATCGGCAATCGCGTTGTCCATGCCGGCATCGGTCCGCCAGGCTAGGAACGCTTCGTAAAACACCATCACGCTCGGAGGTGGACGGGGGTCCCATACGATCTTTTCGTGATTGTAATCCAGGGCCAGAAACCATCCTCCCGGCCTTAATGTGCTTATGCAGCATTCGATCGCCCTTCCGGGAAATGGGAGCCACTGGATCACTCTGGCCGCGCTCGTC
The sequence above is a segment of the Gemmatimonadota bacterium genome. Coding sequences within it:
- the mqnB gene encoding futalosine hydrolase gives rise to the protein MKLDSLLISATNMEQEPVRARMEISGSERPLSRPWHQGLLSGKTVLLVEGGVGQVNTAAALTLALTRHEPAVILQFGVGGAYVRSGLQVGDIAIATEECYGDTGVLTPKGWVDLEGMGFPMLPARTDDHEPAGRTLREPLYNRIPLDGGRAENIRQCLVSGLEGISTRQIAAGPFITVQQCSGVQAVGDTMAARYDGICENMEGAAAAHVAAANGIPFVEIRGISNRVVDRDLSQWDLPLAIRCCEQAVQLIVEHGVL
- a CDS encoding methyltransferase domain-containing protein, which codes for MLTRDRKKGADQARVRAHMPSGTEEILNERTLSFSHRRLDELLQPGMRVLDAGCGTGALTRGIFEKTDPGITVGLDVDANLIRQARSAQSSAPHYVVADLYHVPFYRVFDLTSAARVIQWLPFPGRAIECCISTLRPGGWFLALDYNHEKIVWDPRPPPSVMVFYEAFLAWRTDAGMDNAIADHLAPDLERLGLVDIQVAAHHEHADCSQTDFKSRLGIWAVVAQTRGLQMVRDGYLSELQRATAEADYREWLDSTAVSQTLYLLAVEGRVPK